Proteins found in one Geomonas subterranea genomic segment:
- a CDS encoding Fpg/Nei family DNA glycosylase — protein MPELPDLTVYAENLAKALTGKRVHKAAYHQRGKLNVAETELCDAVAGAELTGVERAGKQVAFRFGNGNIVRVHLMLTGGFVLTDAGRLDRLRYPVLTVTFDDGSVLGVADEKGWASVALNPGEEKDAPDALAVTAEQLEQLCRKKPKTLIKALLLDQAQIGGIGNAYADEILWTARISPKSPAGKLPPEAVRALADAIPQVLEDAIAELRKRHPDMVSGEYREFLKVHRPELKSSPTGARIIKENVQSKRTYYTEEQQLFQ, from the coding sequence TGTACGCTGAAAATCTCGCCAAGGCCCTGACCGGAAAGAGGGTCCACAAGGCGGCGTACCACCAGAGGGGAAAACTGAACGTCGCCGAGACGGAACTCTGTGACGCCGTGGCGGGAGCCGAGTTGACCGGCGTGGAGAGAGCGGGCAAGCAGGTCGCTTTCCGTTTCGGCAACGGCAACATCGTGCGGGTGCACCTGATGCTGACCGGAGGCTTCGTCCTGACCGATGCCGGCCGCCTGGACCGCCTGCGCTACCCGGTGCTCACCGTGACCTTCGACGACGGTTCCGTCCTTGGCGTCGCAGACGAAAAGGGGTGGGCCAGCGTGGCGCTCAATCCGGGCGAGGAAAAGGACGCACCCGACGCCCTCGCCGTTACCGCGGAACAGTTGGAGCAGCTGTGCCGGAAGAAACCGAAGACTCTCATCAAGGCGCTGCTGCTCGACCAGGCCCAGATCGGAGGTATCGGCAATGCCTACGCCGACGAGATACTCTGGACCGCGCGCATCTCCCCCAAGTCCCCCGCCGGAAAGCTTCCCCCCGAGGCGGTCCGGGCCCTGGCGGATGCCATCCCGCAGGTGCTCGAAGATGCCATAGCCGAACTGAGGAAGCGGCACCCGGACATGGTGTCCGGCGAGTACCGGGAGTTTTTGAAGGTGCACCGTCCCGAGCTGAAGAGCTCGCCCACCGGCGCAAGGATCATCAAGGAGAACGTGCAGTCCAAGCGTACCTACTACACGGAGGAGCAACAGCTGTTCCAGTAA
- a CDS encoding DUF4142 domain-containing protein, with protein sequence MKRKLVWMAVVSLFAVCSLVLPALAVEKLTMGEKSFVKGAASGGMMEVELGQMAKEKGKSQEVKDFAQRMVTDHGKANEELKSVVGNRMKMPTKLELKHKATVDKLNKASVDEFDKKYAEAMLKDHKKDVEKFTKESKKAKDPELKGWIDKTLPVLEQHLQHARDMAHKLGVTEK encoded by the coding sequence ATGAAGAGAAAACTGGTGTGGATGGCGGTGGTTTCCCTGTTTGCGGTCTGCAGCCTGGTGCTCCCGGCGCTGGCGGTCGAGAAGCTGACCATGGGCGAGAAATCGTTCGTGAAGGGAGCGGCCAGCGGTGGGATGATGGAGGTCGAACTGGGGCAGATGGCCAAGGAGAAGGGCAAATCTCAGGAGGTGAAGGATTTCGCCCAGCGCATGGTCACCGACCATGGCAAGGCCAACGAAGAGCTCAAAAGCGTGGTGGGCAACAGGATGAAGATGCCGACCAAGCTGGAACTGAAGCACAAGGCTACCGTCGACAAGCTTAACAAGGCTTCCGTCGACGAGTTCGACAAGAAGTACGCCGAGGCCATGCTGAAGGACCACAAGAAGGACGTGGAGAAATTCACCAAGGAAAGCAAGAAGGCGAAGGACCCGGAGCTGAAGGGATGGATCGACAAGACCCTCCCGGTGCTGGAGCAGCACCTGCAACATGCCAGGGACATGGCCCACAAACTGGGCGTGACCGAGAAATAG
- a CDS encoding cytochrome B6 — protein sequence MRKDATLVSSLFLAAALILPAVNSWTAEGHAPRKAPPDAVMEAQTPREVPQNRPEQQKGNHDNSDLFSATKAEPSSTAFKNQPDEGKTLGFDFYRDPLDAKKPMTTFQEVYQKDVAEKPKVMETQRRLLESRYDLRPRLSPDVKMSRGKPIAVGPTARLSQGTSWERLAATPPGEIRSKNLFPYPPLPHPKQVNGGQVFPQMQIDMFPRLQRFDVDFDLPDAFLPEFPPAIFLQNRPELGDVSRGEVVSISNYYRLFKDLLTPVQLDGLRMLVTPFPQEEFNPTDDRKSENPSLGVACLDCHVNGHTTAQFHLSPDIRPQERRFRLDTVSLRGLFNQQIHASKRSLRSVEDFSEFEQRTAYFNGDEIHAAKKGMNVISRVQMAHMAQMQNMFDVPPAPKLDPAGYLAPERATQAELAGQKVFFGKGRCGVCHPAPFYLDQQMHDLQLDRFTREPGDGPIKTFTLRGIKESPPYLHDGRCLTLEDTVKFFDLVLGLRLSQEEQNNLVAFLRVL from the coding sequence ATGAGAAAAGATGCAACGCTGGTATCGTCACTCTTTCTTGCAGCAGCCCTGATTCTCCCCGCCGTCAACTCCTGGACCGCCGAGGGGCACGCTCCCCGAAAGGCGCCACCGGACGCCGTCATGGAAGCCCAGACGCCGAGGGAGGTACCGCAAAACCGGCCCGAGCAGCAAAAGGGAAACCATGACAACTCCGACCTCTTCAGCGCGACCAAAGCCGAACCGTCGTCGACCGCTTTCAAGAACCAGCCCGACGAAGGGAAGACCCTCGGCTTCGACTTCTACCGCGACCCGCTGGACGCCAAGAAGCCGATGACGACCTTCCAGGAGGTATACCAGAAGGACGTGGCGGAAAAGCCCAAGGTGATGGAGACCCAGCGGCGCCTCCTGGAATCGCGCTACGATCTGCGCCCCAGGCTGTCACCGGACGTGAAGATGTCACGCGGCAAGCCCATCGCGGTCGGCCCGACGGCGCGGCTTTCCCAGGGAACCTCGTGGGAGAGACTGGCGGCGACGCCCCCCGGCGAGATCAGGTCGAAGAACCTGTTCCCCTACCCGCCGCTTCCCCACCCGAAACAGGTGAACGGCGGCCAGGTCTTCCCCCAGATGCAGATCGACATGTTCCCGAGGCTGCAGCGCTTCGACGTCGATTTCGACCTTCCCGACGCCTTCCTCCCCGAATTCCCCCCGGCCATCTTCCTGCAGAACAGGCCGGAACTGGGCGACGTCTCGCGCGGCGAGGTGGTTTCCATCAGCAATTACTACCGCCTGTTCAAGGACCTGCTCACCCCGGTCCAGCTCGACGGTCTGCGCATGCTGGTGACCCCGTTCCCGCAGGAGGAGTTCAACCCCACCGACGACAGGAAAAGCGAAAACCCGAGCCTTGGCGTCGCCTGCCTTGATTGCCATGTCAACGGCCACACCACAGCGCAGTTTCACCTAAGCCCCGACATCCGTCCCCAGGAGCGGCGCTTCCGGCTCGACACGGTGAGCCTCAGGGGGCTTTTCAACCAGCAGATCCACGCCTCCAAGCGGAGCCTCCGCTCGGTGGAGGACTTCTCCGAGTTCGAGCAGCGCACCGCCTACTTCAACGGCGACGAGATCCACGCCGCCAAGAAGGGGATGAATGTGATCAGCCGCGTCCAGATGGCCCACATGGCCCAGATGCAGAACATGTTCGACGTGCCGCCTGCTCCCAAGCTCGACCCGGCCGGTTATCTTGCGCCCGAGCGGGCGACCCAGGCGGAGCTTGCCGGACAGAAGGTGTTTTTCGGCAAAGGGAGATGCGGTGTGTGCCACCCGGCCCCGTTCTACCTGGACCAGCAGATGCACGATCTGCAGCTTGACCGCTTCACCAGGGAACCGGGGGACGGACCCATCAAGACCTTCACGCTGCGCGGCATCAAGGAAAGCCCCCCGTACCTGCACGACGGCCGCTGCCTGACGCTCGAGGACACGGTGAAGTTCTTCGACCTGGTTCTTGGGTTGCGCCTCAGCCAGGAGGAGCAGAACAACCTGGTCGCGTTCCTGCGGGTGCTCTAG
- a CDS encoding YMGG-like glycine zipper-containing protein, which produces MMKTRTTVWSLLALLVLGGCATMPTGPSVRVLPTPGKSFEQFMAEDALCRRYAEQQLGMSPQDTANQNTATSAVVGGAIGAGVGAMLGAASGNAGAGAAIGGGTGLLFGAASGSESGRVYGYEAQRRYDNTYVQCMYAKGNQIPGSVRKVRRARPYTPPPPPDMYSVPPDYYPER; this is translated from the coding sequence ATGATGAAGACCAGGACGACAGTTTGGTCGTTGCTCGCCTTGCTGGTGCTTGGTGGCTGCGCCACCATGCCCACGGGGCCTAGCGTCAGGGTGTTGCCGACCCCGGGGAAATCCTTCGAGCAGTTCATGGCTGAGGACGCCCTCTGCCGCAGGTATGCCGAACAGCAGCTCGGCATGAGCCCGCAGGACACGGCGAATCAGAACACCGCCACCAGCGCCGTGGTCGGCGGGGCGATCGGCGCCGGCGTGGGCGCCATGCTGGGCGCGGCCAGCGGCAACGCGGGCGCGGGGGCCGCGATCGGCGGCGGCACCGGCCTTCTCTTCGGCGCGGCGAGCGGCTCCGAATCCGGCCGGGTCTACGGCTACGAGGCCCAGCGGCGCTACGACAACACCTACGTGCAGTGCATGTACGCCAAGGGGAACCAGATCCCGGGATCGGTGCGCAAGGTGCGCCGGGCACGGCCGTACACCCCGCCTCCTCCCCCAGATATGTACTCGGTTCCGCCGGATTACTATCCGGAACGTTGA
- the lnt gene encoding apolipoprotein N-acyltransferase, which translates to MTDSKDFKFLLPWGGAIASGILMFVGYAGFDQFYLEWFFLLPLLWALRGQRPKRAFILGWLAGIVGHGGGFYWIIQMFQQFAGAPWIAGVFGLLLLAAANGIVLAVWAWGTTLVTRDRQWQVLWAAPVIWTAMEKLWPEVFPNYLGASQYRISHLTQIADFAGILGVSFLVIYINATLYWATVCWREQRTMAWRAIAALAVTLLLVTGYGELRIREVERKVASAQRLTVGLVQTNRGAADNHLAVDLMQKEHRDLSRELVAVQKPDLVVWPEGVLSVSLASREGSLPTWALGDLQTPLLFGACLQIKEEGETRFCNSALLADGSGRILGNYDKTVLVPFGEYIPFGDIFPQLYAWSPYSAKFFSGRSTQPLKLGSHLLSVSICYEDIFPTHIRKLMRGGGEGRKADVMFNLTNDSWYGNSVEPVEHLALASFRSIENRRSLVRVTNTGISAFVDPVGRIVSRTGVWTREVLVDRVPLLDGGTLYGAAGDWIGWLCAAISLFVIARSTLSKKARASV; encoded by the coding sequence TTGACCGATTCCAAAGACTTCAAGTTCCTGTTGCCGTGGGGGGGCGCCATTGCGAGCGGAATCCTCATGTTCGTGGGCTATGCCGGCTTCGACCAGTTCTACCTGGAGTGGTTCTTCCTGCTCCCCCTGCTTTGGGCGCTGCGGGGGCAGCGTCCAAAGCGCGCCTTTATCCTTGGATGGCTGGCCGGAATCGTCGGACACGGTGGCGGCTTCTACTGGATCATCCAGATGTTCCAGCAGTTCGCCGGCGCCCCCTGGATCGCCGGCGTCTTCGGCCTGTTGCTGCTTGCCGCCGCCAACGGCATCGTGCTGGCGGTCTGGGCCTGGGGGACCACGCTTGTGACGCGCGACCGGCAGTGGCAGGTGCTCTGGGCCGCGCCGGTGATCTGGACCGCCATGGAGAAGCTCTGGCCCGAGGTCTTCCCCAACTACCTGGGGGCGAGCCAGTACCGCATCTCGCACCTCACCCAGATCGCCGACTTCGCCGGCATCCTCGGAGTGTCGTTCCTGGTGATCTACATCAACGCCACCCTCTACTGGGCGACGGTTTGCTGGCGCGAGCAAAGGACCATGGCATGGCGCGCAATCGCCGCGCTCGCTGTGACGCTTCTGCTGGTAACAGGGTACGGGGAACTGCGCATCAGGGAGGTGGAACGCAAGGTCGCTTCGGCGCAAAGGCTCACGGTCGGCCTGGTTCAGACCAACAGGGGCGCGGCGGACAACCACCTGGCCGTGGATCTCATGCAGAAGGAACACCGCGACCTGTCCCGGGAGCTGGTGGCGGTGCAAAAGCCGGACCTGGTGGTCTGGCCCGAGGGGGTGTTGAGCGTGAGCCTCGCCTCCCGCGAGGGGAGCCTCCCCACCTGGGCGCTGGGTGATCTGCAAACTCCGCTGCTCTTTGGAGCCTGCCTGCAGATCAAGGAGGAGGGGGAAACCCGCTTTTGCAACAGCGCCCTTTTGGCCGACGGCTCGGGACGCATCCTGGGGAACTACGACAAGACGGTGCTGGTTCCCTTCGGGGAGTACATCCCCTTCGGGGACATCTTCCCGCAGCTCTACGCGTGGTCACCGTACAGCGCCAAGTTCTTTTCCGGCAGAAGCACGCAGCCCCTCAAACTGGGGAGCCACCTGTTGTCGGTGAGCATCTGTTACGAGGACATTTTCCCCACCCACATCAGGAAGCTGATGCGCGGCGGGGGCGAAGGGCGCAAAGCCGATGTCATGTTCAACCTGACCAACGACTCCTGGTACGGCAATTCGGTCGAGCCGGTGGAGCACCTGGCTCTGGCCAGCTTTCGTTCCATCGAGAACCGTCGCTCCCTGGTGCGGGTCACCAACACCGGCATCTCTGCCTTCGTCGATCCCGTGGGGCGCATCGTGAGCCGCACCGGGGTGTGGACCCGGGAGGTCCTGGTGGACCGGGTGCCGCTTCTGGATGGGGGGACGCTGTACGGGGCGGCTGGCGACTGGATCGGCTGGCTCTGCGCTGCCATCTCGCTCTTCGTGATCGCCCGTTCGACTCTGTCTAAAAAAGCACGCGCTTCAGTTTGA
- the glgX gene encoding glycogen debranching protein GlgX, with amino-acid sequence MTTGRTGRKNGELPKGNTSPLGATVTRGGVNFSVFARDCTGVELLLFDRAGDATPSRVIALDPTRNRTYHYWHIFVPGIGAGQLYGYRVAGPFEPQRGRRFDPGKVLIDPYGRAVAVPEGYRRGDACLPGDNAASAMKSVVADPRGYDWEGDLPLKRPYSKTVIYEMHVAGFTKHPSSGVAEEKRGTYAGLVEKIPYLKDLGVTAVELLPVFQFDPLDAPLGLRNFWGYSPVSFFAPHAAFSSKQGPLGPLDEFRDMVKALHKAGIEVILDVVYNHTSEGDHNGPTFCFRGFANDVYYSLHADGSYINHTGCGNTLNANHHVVRRLIIDSLHYWVKEMHVDGFRFDLASILSRDGQGRPLKNPPILWDIESDPALAGIKLIAEAWDAGGLYQVGSFIGDSWKEWNGEFRDDVRRFLKGDEGVVSRFAARMLASPDIYGHQEREPEQSINFVTCHDGFTLNDLVSYNDKHNEANGENNRDGSDTNLSWNCGVEGATGDVGIEALRNRQVKNFMAVTLLALGTPMILMGDEMRRTQRGNNNAYCQDNELGWFDWDRLALHQDVYRFTKELIRARLWQSDTPAETLTLNQLLGQARLEWHGVHLGSPDWSYQSHSIALTVWSASKHLVFHYMVNAYWEPLSFTLPPPRRLPGGAWHRWIDTSLESPEDITPWEVMPVVACDSYRLPPRSLVVLVARRSPRNSSRPAAPATP; translated from the coding sequence ATGACGACTGGAAGAACAGGCAGGAAAAACGGTGAACTTCCCAAGGGAAATACCTCGCCCCTGGGCGCCACCGTGACCCGCGGCGGGGTGAACTTCAGCGTCTTCGCCAGGGATTGCACGGGGGTGGAGCTGCTCCTCTTCGATCGCGCCGGCGACGCCACCCCCTCCCGCGTCATCGCCCTGGACCCCACGCGCAACCGCACCTACCACTACTGGCACATCTTCGTCCCCGGTATCGGCGCCGGCCAGCTTTACGGCTACCGCGTCGCCGGCCCCTTCGAGCCGCAGCGGGGGCGACGGTTCGACCCGGGCAAGGTGCTCATCGATCCCTACGGCCGCGCCGTGGCCGTCCCCGAAGGATACCGCCGCGGCGATGCCTGCCTCCCCGGCGACAACGCGGCGAGCGCCATGAAGAGCGTCGTCGCCGACCCGCGCGGCTACGACTGGGAAGGGGACCTCCCGCTCAAGCGCCCCTACTCGAAGACGGTCATTTACGAGATGCACGTGGCCGGCTTCACCAAGCATCCCTCCTCAGGCGTCGCCGAGGAAAAGCGCGGCACCTACGCCGGCCTGGTGGAGAAGATCCCCTACCTGAAGGACCTGGGCGTCACCGCCGTGGAACTCCTCCCGGTATTCCAGTTCGACCCGCTCGACGCTCCCCTGGGGCTGCGCAACTTCTGGGGGTACAGCCCCGTCTCCTTCTTCGCGCCCCATGCCGCTTTCAGTTCCAAGCAGGGGCCGCTAGGGCCGCTGGACGAGTTCCGGGACATGGTCAAGGCGCTGCACAAGGCCGGCATCGAGGTGATCCTCGACGTGGTCTACAACCACACCTCCGAGGGGGATCACAACGGCCCCACCTTCTGTTTCCGCGGCTTCGCCAACGACGTCTACTACTCGCTCCACGCCGACGGCAGCTACATCAACCACACCGGCTGCGGCAACACCCTGAACGCCAACCACCACGTGGTGCGCCGGCTGATCATCGACTCCCTGCACTACTGGGTAAAGGAGATGCACGTCGACGGTTTCCGCTTCGACCTCGCCTCGATCCTCTCCCGCGACGGACAGGGACGGCCGCTCAAGAACCCTCCCATTCTCTGGGACATCGAGTCCGACCCCGCCCTGGCCGGGATCAAGCTGATCGCCGAGGCGTGGGACGCCGGCGGGCTGTACCAGGTGGGGAGCTTCATCGGCGACAGCTGGAAGGAGTGGAACGGCGAGTTCCGCGACGACGTGCGCCGCTTCCTGAAGGGGGACGAAGGGGTCGTGTCGCGCTTCGCGGCGAGGATGCTGGCGAGTCCGGACATCTACGGCCACCAGGAGCGCGAGCCCGAGCAGAGCATCAACTTCGTCACCTGCCACGACGGCTTCACCTTGAATGACCTGGTTTCCTACAACGACAAGCACAACGAGGCCAATGGCGAAAATAACCGGGACGGCTCCGACACCAACCTGAGCTGGAACTGCGGCGTCGAGGGGGCGACGGGCGACGTCGGGATCGAGGCGCTGCGCAACCGCCAGGTGAAGAACTTCATGGCGGTCACCCTGCTCGCGCTGGGGACACCGATGATCCTGATGGGTGACGAGATGCGCCGCACGCAGCGCGGCAACAACAACGCCTACTGCCAGGATAACGAACTGGGGTGGTTCGACTGGGACAGGCTCGCGCTCCACCAGGATGTCTACCGCTTCACCAAAGAGCTGATCAGGGCGCGGCTGTGGCAAAGCGACACCCCGGCGGAGACGCTGACGCTCAACCAGCTCCTCGGGCAGGCGCGACTGGAGTGGCACGGCGTGCACCTCGGCAGCCCGGACTGGAGCTACCAGTCCCACAGCATCGCCCTCACCGTCTGGAGCGCGTCGAAACACCTCGTGTTCCATTACATGGTCAACGCCTACTGGGAGCCGCTCAGCTTCACGCTCCCCCCGCCGAGAAGGCTTCCCGGCGGCGCCTGGCACCGCTGGATCGACACGTCGCTTGAGTCCCCGGAAGATATCACCCCGTGGGAGGTGATGCCGGTGGTCGCCTGCGACAGCTACCGCCTGCCGCCGCGCAGCCTCGTGGTGCTGGTGGCCAGGCGGAGCCCGAGAAATTCCTCACGGCCGGCTGCCCCGGCCACCCCGTGA
- the aroC gene encoding chorismate synthase: MSSVFGTLFRVSTFGESHCPAVGAIVDGAPAGMRLSESDIQPQLDRRRPGQSELSTPREEEDLVTILSGVEGDVTLGTPIGLMVHNRDQRPGDYQEMSQVPRPSHADYTYQVKYGVRASSGGGRSSARETIARVAAGAIAEKFLAQRYGIEIVAWVDGVGALEAGAVDLERVSRQQVDRHPVRCGNPAMSQAMADLIAQVRSRDDSVGGTVCCVCRNLPAGLGEPVFDKLEALLAHAMLSIPASKGFEIGSGFSGSRMLGSAHNDPFVAKGGRLGTATNYSGGVQGGISNGEPVYFRVAFKPPATVALPQKTARFDGSDAVLEAKGRHDPCIVPRAVPVVESMAALVLMDLLLRQEYRTR; this comes from the coding sequence ATGTCCTCCGTGTTTGGGACCCTCTTCAGAGTTTCCACCTTCGGCGAGAGCCACTGCCCCGCGGTCGGCGCCATCGTGGACGGAGCGCCGGCGGGGATGCGCCTCTCCGAGTCCGACATCCAGCCGCAACTGGACCGCCGCCGTCCCGGCCAGAGCGAATTGAGCACCCCGCGCGAGGAGGAGGACCTCGTCACCATCCTCTCCGGCGTGGAGGGGGACGTAACCCTTGGCACTCCCATCGGGCTCATGGTGCATAACCGCGACCAGCGCCCCGGCGACTACCAGGAGATGTCCCAGGTCCCCCGCCCTTCGCACGCGGACTACACCTACCAAGTGAAATACGGGGTGCGGGCGTCCAGCGGGGGCGGGCGATCCTCCGCCCGGGAGACCATCGCCCGGGTGGCGGCCGGCGCCATCGCGGAAAAATTCCTGGCGCAGCGCTATGGCATCGAGATCGTGGCCTGGGTGGATGGCGTGGGGGCGCTTGAGGCGGGTGCCGTCGACCTGGAACGGGTCTCCCGTCAGCAGGTGGACCGGCACCCGGTCCGCTGCGGCAATCCGGCCATGAGCCAGGCCATGGCCGACCTGATCGCGCAGGTGAGGAGCCGGGACGATTCCGTCGGAGGGACGGTCTGCTGCGTCTGCCGCAACCTCCCCGCCGGGCTGGGAGAACCGGTCTTCGACAAACTCGAGGCCCTGTTGGCCCATGCCATGCTCTCCATTCCCGCGAGCAAGGGGTTCGAGATAGGCTCCGGCTTCAGCGGCAGCCGCATGCTCGGAAGCGCCCACAACGATCCGTTCGTGGCCAAGGGGGGGCGGCTGGGGACGGCGACCAATTACTCGGGAGGCGTCCAGGGTGGGATTTCCAACGGGGAGCCGGTCTACTTCCGCGTCGCCTTCAAGCCGCCGGCGACGGTTGCCCTGCCGCAGAAAACGGCGCGCTTCGACGGCAGCGATGCGGTCCTGGAGGCGAAGGGGCGCCACGACCCGTGCATCGTGCCCCGGGCGGTGCCGGTGGTCGAGTCGATGGCGGCGCTGGTATTGATGGATCTATTGCTGCGGCAGGAGTACCGCACGCGGTAG
- a CDS encoding surface-adhesin E family protein → MRWNTFHLTLCAISLLWTAQACCAPADWYLLDENRDSSFFVDRSGINRVREGVIQVRTRVVYSDQGKKEAAKILKGLQSPAALYETLYSYEINCVEREGHLLAASHFDKGGGLLKSSDLDAATQWEYLPPDTRMGLVLQQACPH, encoded by the coding sequence ATGCGCTGGAACACGTTCCACCTGACGCTGTGCGCGATCAGCCTGCTCTGGACAGCGCAAGCCTGCTGCGCACCCGCCGACTGGTATCTCCTCGATGAGAACCGGGATTCCAGCTTCTTTGTGGACAGAAGCGGCATCAACCGGGTGCGTGAAGGGGTAATTCAGGTAAGAACGAGGGTGGTCTACAGTGACCAGGGGAAGAAGGAGGCGGCCAAGATCCTGAAGGGACTGCAGTCGCCTGCTGCCCTGTACGAAACGCTTTACAGCTATGAGATCAACTGCGTGGAACGGGAGGGGCACCTCCTGGCGGCCAGCCACTTCGACAAAGGGGGCGGGCTGCTGAAGTCCAGCGACCTTGATGCAGCGACACAGTGGGAATACCTGCCGCCGGACACGCGCATGGGGCTGGTCCTGCAGCAGGCCTGCCCGCACTAG
- a CDS encoding DUF1857 family protein, which produces MLVRTLQVVVHCEHKTLWDMLMDRMQHPDRYMLGVADARVTEESRDVFISEMTLHGETVRERVVARPYDGELRHELLEHPQFTGFIVRKIVKSARQSPVAPLYLEYDLDLLRKSLKVQGVVRGEEEILTDLETEMQKVKLRAEEVDSRG; this is translated from the coding sequence ATGCTGGTCCGCACCCTGCAAGTGGTGGTACATTGCGAGCACAAGACGCTCTGGGACATGCTCATGGACAGGATGCAGCACCCCGACCGGTACATGCTGGGGGTCGCGGACGCGCGCGTCACCGAGGAATCCCGGGACGTATTCATCTCCGAGATGACCCTGCACGGCGAGACGGTCAGGGAGAGGGTGGTGGCGCGTCCCTACGACGGCGAACTTCGCCATGAGCTGCTTGAGCACCCACAGTTCACAGGCTTCATCGTGAGAAAGATCGTCAAATCGGCGCGACAGAGCCCGGTAGCCCCGCTCTACCTGGAGTACGACCTCGACCTGCTGCGCAAATCGCTGAAGGTGCAGGGCGTGGTGAGGGGGGAAGAGGAGATCCTCACGGACCTGGAGACGGAGATGCAGAAGGTGAAGCTGCGGGCTGAAGAAGTGGATTCGAGGGGGTGA
- a CDS encoding DUF1440 domain-containing protein: MWELSGPAVKIKQALTRWGGLPFALPFFCACDGFIAPLFGVSPGLRRIPWQPSAKELGNHAVWTAAAELVHRAAGGRG; this comes from the coding sequence ATGTGGGAATTGTCCGGGCCGGCAGTAAAAATCAAACAAGCCCTTACCCGTTGGGGCGGGCTTCCCTTCGCACTCCCCTTTTTCTGCGCCTGTGACGGTTTCATTGCGCCCCTCTTCGGGGTCTCGCCCGGCCTGCGTCGCATTCCGTGGCAGCCGAGCGCGAAGGAGCTTGGGAACCACGCCGTCTGGACCGCCGCCGCCGAGCTGGTGCACCGGGCGGCCGGTGGGAGGGGTTGA
- a CDS encoding sterol desaturase family protein, with product MYRRRDHMRGELPTWLNATLIVGTFAVVAVMELRRPLRTDKDDKLRRNARNAAFSALAAATVAVAEKPVVGPLALRVQSKQLGLLKLFGLPPWAELALSLLLLDYTLFIWHVLTHKIPLLWRFHKPHHADLDLDASTALRFHFGELLLSVPWRAAQVRLIGVSPLGLALWQTLSLVAIMFHHSNMRLPHRIERRLCRLVVTPRMHGIHHSVVREETDSNWSTIFSWPDYLHGTIRLNVLQDGVTIGVPGFQDPQQVTIGKALLMPFGPQVEVEGPTRERLPVPRTVLAV from the coding sequence ATGTACCGTCGAAGAGATCACATGAGGGGGGAACTCCCCACCTGGCTGAACGCGACGCTCATCGTCGGCACCTTCGCCGTCGTCGCGGTCATGGAACTCAGACGCCCGCTTAGAACGGACAAGGACGACAAGCTGAGACGCAACGCGCGCAATGCCGCTTTCTCCGCCTTGGCCGCCGCGACCGTCGCCGTCGCCGAGAAGCCGGTGGTGGGGCCGCTCGCCCTGCGGGTGCAGTCAAAACAGCTGGGACTTCTCAAGCTTTTCGGTCTCCCCCCCTGGGCGGAGCTGGCGCTCTCCTTGCTGCTCCTCGACTATACGCTCTTCATCTGGCACGTCCTGACCCACAAGATCCCGCTACTGTGGCGCTTCCACAAGCCGCACCACGCCGACCTCGACCTCGACGCCAGTACCGCGCTCCGCTTCCACTTCGGCGAACTGCTCCTTTCGGTCCCATGGCGGGCGGCCCAGGTTCGGCTGATCGGGGTGTCCCCCCTCGGGCTTGCCCTTTGGCAGACACTCAGCCTGGTGGCGATCATGTTTCACCACAGTAACATGAGGCTGCCTCACCGCATCGAGCGCCGCCTCTGCCGTTTGGTCGTCACGCCGCGCATGCACGGCATCCACCATTCGGTCGTGCGGGAGGAAACCGACTCCAACTGGTCCACCATCTTTTCCTGGCCCGACTACCTGCATGGCACCATCCGGCTCAACGTCCTGCAGGATGGGGTCACCATCGGCGTTCCCGGGTTCCAGGATCCGCAGCAGGTGACCATCGGCAAGGCGCTTCTGATGCCTTTCGGGCCGCAGGTCGAGGTGGAAGGGCCCACGCGCGAGCGGCTGCCGGTACCGCGAACCGTCCTTGCCGTCTAG
- a CDS encoding M48 metallopeptidase family protein → MRGLKYLAGYSEQVTSKVERLLANNELGGVLLAKYPTPHQVRTDRALYDFTIALKNEYLRKSQPLSKVSYDPKISVINHALGLHSFVSRVQGAKLTAKHEIRIATVFRTAPVEFLRMIVVHELAHLKEKEHNKAFYQLCEYMEPSYHQLEFDARLYLTHLETSGPLYQEG, encoded by the coding sequence ATGCGCGGATTGAAATACCTGGCAGGATATTCCGAACAAGTCACCTCGAAGGTGGAGCGTCTCCTGGCGAACAACGAACTGGGGGGCGTGTTGCTGGCCAAGTACCCTACCCCGCACCAGGTCAGAACAGACCGGGCGCTCTACGATTTCACCATCGCTCTCAAGAACGAATACCTGCGCAAATCCCAGCCGCTCAGCAAGGTGAGCTACGACCCGAAGATCAGCGTCATCAACCACGCCCTCGGCCTGCACTCCTTCGTATCGCGCGTGCAGGGGGCCAAGCTCACCGCGAAGCACGAAATCAGGATCGCCACCGTGTTCAGGACCGCCCCGGTCGAGTTCCTGCGCATGATCGTGGTGCACGAGCTGGCCCACCTCAAGGAGAAGGAGCACAACAAGGCGTTCTACCAGCTCTGTGAATACATGGAGCCCTCCTATCACCAGCTCGAGTTCGACGCCAGGCTGTACCTGACCCACCTCGAAACTTCCGGTCCGCTCTACCAGGAAGGTTGA